In Triticum urartu cultivar G1812 unplaced genomic scaffold, Tu2.1 TuUngrouped_contig_9694, whole genome shotgun sequence, the DNA window ggccatgACATGGTTTCAAGCACTTCTAATCATGCTAGCATTGTGTAAGCTTTTATTGTGACAAAGATAGGTCATGCAAAGGAATGGATTCAACTAGCGAAAACAGTAACGGTTGAATCGTTTCATCCTAATGCGTTGAAATGAGAGCAAGGcaagagagtaggattgtatcgacATGATCAAGGAGGTTTTGCTTGCATGACACTTCTGGAActgctcttcatcagtgtcattGATCAGTACGTCGAAAACGTCTTCTACCAAGAAGCAAAACACCGACAAACAGAAAATGAGCAACATTCATTGCACAACCAAATGAATGATATGTCATTAAGTTATTGGATTTACCTAATGCAACTATTATCCAATTTAATTGAAGTGGAACTAGAGCAATATAGCCTTTCTGACTCCAAATGACTTTAAATAAAATGCCATTTAGTCGTTTCATCCTAATCAGTaaggttaacttgttcaaacatgcatgaacatggcataaacagattcattagatttttctgataatttttcatacataATTTACTCTCATCTATTATGGTTGAATATGTTGAAATTTTGAAGTTTCCAAGTATTTTCTGTAATTCCAAAATCATTTCTGAAATACCCAATTACAGCAAATACTTTTGTTACTAGAGGTCCTAGCCAGTCACTGAATGGTGGGACCAGACCATGATGACGTGCCAGTGGTCAAACCTGACACATGGGGCTACTGGGTTTAAGTTAAATCCAACCTAAAATAAACTTCGGGTTAAATAAACAGTGGGGTCCCAGATGTCATTGATATTCGCTGTTGGATCATTAAATTATGGTTTTGACATGATGCTCATTATGTGTGTCAACAACATTTGAAATATTATGTATTAGTCATGCAATGCAGATGCTCTTAAGGTCAGACTCTCAAAATTTTCAAGTTTTTCAGCCAAACTTCACAACAGGAAGATTGTTAAGAACTGTGCGATGCTTCTACTGTACTTTTTGTTTCAAAATGCAGTGTTCGTGCATTTTGTTCTACTGCACTAAAATTTTGTTTATCAAATCGCAAGCAGTCAGCCTCCAAAATTCACCAAGATTGGAAAGCAGATCGCACACACAAGAGAAAAAAGGAGGAAGAGAACTGATCAAGTACTCGTAACATTCAGACAAATTTGGTCTTAGATTCAGAGATCAATTTCCAAACCCATGCAACAAAACATATCAGATCCATACTCAATTCTATAGCAACAATAGTTCAGGCAGGGTACAATCCAAGCAAAAAGTCTTTAAATTCTAGCTTCACAGGATTCCTGATGGGGCAAAATCCAGACCTAGTTGGCCGCGGCCCTGTTCCTGGGGGCAGCCTCGGTACCTGAGTTAACAAGCAACAAAAAGAAGATGCATAAGAATCGGTTCAGTTATAAAAGGATGTTCCCAGTGTTAATAACTTCAGATACAGATGGCAATGTACCTTCTCTGAAGTTGCTCTTGAACCTGCGAGGCACATGGCGCATGTACCTCATCCTTCCAGTGCCGGTGGTCTTGCGCCTGATGGCCTTCACACTCCAGTTGTCTGAAGATATGAATAGATCACTAAGTTAGCACTGAGCCAATCAAAAACACCCAAAGTGGCAAAAGAACAAATAATAAATCACATGACAACAGATGACCAGTAATACTAGACTGTGCAGAGTGCTATCCAATCAGAACAAAGAACACAAATTTTACTAAATATACTGAAGAACAGCAAACACCATACAGTAAGTTTTCTGTTTGTTAAATTGCCCAAGCTTCATTGATGGTAATAGATAACAGTCATGACCAGGTAGCAGCAATGATCATGATCAAAAGACTGATCGTTGGTAGTTAAGACCGCGCATTAAAAAGTATACCCTCTGTTTCTAAATGTACGAAATTTTGGAAGTTCAAATTGAACAGACAAAACGTCTTACATTTAGAAACAGAGGGTGAAGTAGTCAATATTCACAGCTAAGCATGGTAGAAGTCAGAGAAAACAAGTAAATACGATGGCATGTTAGAAGACAAAAGGGAAATAAAGGATGGAGAAATCATCAGAcagaagtactccctccgttcctaaatatttgtctttctaaagatttcaacaagagactacatacgaagcaaaatgagtgaacctacactctaaaatatgtctacatacatccgtacgTTGTaaccatttgaaatgtctagaaagacaaatatttgggaatggagggagtacaaattATGGTCCTGTCATATTTATTGCAACTTCAAGAAAACAATATCATGAACAGAATAGCATTTCAAAAGACAAAGGTAAATAGAAGATGAAGCATGGAGAAATCATCAGACTTAAAACTACGAATCACGGGAGAGAAACTCCTGTCATATTGTTGCAGTTTCTCATCATCACTTGAACCACAAATATTTGACTAAGACTGGATTTCATTCCACTTCCCTATTTCTGAACAACAACTTATGTTATAAACTATTTCATGTTTTCAAAGTTAGACTTATCAACATTGTTGAATTTACAAACTCATTGGAGTGAAATTATATTTGTTGTGAAGATAGCAGGACTTCCTTCAGTATGTTGATAGAAAGGCACAAAGACATCAGGGTGTTGAGGTATCATCAGAGACTTAAATACTAAGAATCAGAGGAGCACAGCTCCATCATATTGTTGCAGTTTATTCCTCATCACTTGACCCTCACCCTCAAACATATAAGCATGCATGGACACCAAGAAAACAGGCTATAACAATTTACAGTTGGGCAACTACCGATAAGAAATGCAGACATTGTTGCTCAGAACATGAAATATATTCTCATCAATGCCAAATGGCATCTCCGAAGTCTGACATGCGTTGTAGATTTCATGATTCATCACAGCATTTTGCAAACCGGGGAAACAGACCCGAGAAACCAGATGCAGACGAGAATCTCGCGAACACAGACATCATCATTCACTAATAATTCCCACTGGGAGATCAAACTATGCATCCATCAAACTACAGCAACAGGGCATGCCGAAAAATCATGAACCGAGATGACGAATCAGCTGCTACCATCTCAATTAAGAACGACCACGTCGGGATGAACCGCATCCTAATGCGGCGAATCAAATCTACGTGCAGGAGCAGCGCCCCACGTGCCAACCACATGAGGACGCACAACATCAAGAACGTG includes these proteins:
- the LOC125532354 gene encoding 60S ribosomal protein L37-2-like (The sequence of the model RefSeq protein was modified relative to this genomic sequence to represent the inferred CDS: added 116 bases not found in genome assembly) translates to MTKGTGSFGKRRNKTHTLCIRCGRRSFHLQKSTCSSCGYPAARIRKYNWSVKAIRRKTTGTGRMRYMRHVPRRFKSNFREGTEAAPRNRAAAN